A single window of Flavobacterium sp. 140616W15 DNA harbors:
- a CDS encoding DUF4142 domain-containing protein: protein MKIHTVLPTKYLLIKAIFVFAILTTMLSCKKNEAFEKTPDNEIFSKNNSEEIDAYFLIATANISKAIISKSQIAQQKCQDEKIKRLSSKIETNQNEMLHEITRLASKKLVIIINTDEKQSNNDLYSLIDATKANFDKAYIDLIIESISDQIELLKSITRETNDTDIIKLSIKYLPTQYRFLDESRALKKE, encoded by the coding sequence GTGAAAATCCACACTGTGTTACCAACTAAATATTTGCTTATTAAAGCAATTTTTGTCTTTGCAATTTTGACTACTATGCTGTCATGCAAAAAAAATGAAGCTTTTGAAAAAACGCCAGATAATGAAATTTTTTCAAAAAATAATTCGGAAGAAATAGATGCTTATTTTTTAATCGCTACAGCAAATATTAGTAAGGCTATAATATCAAAAAGTCAAATTGCTCAACAAAAATGCCAAGATGAAAAAATTAAAAGGTTAAGTAGTAAAATTGAAACAAATCAAAATGAAATGCTTCATGAAATAACAAGATTGGCCAGTAAAAAGCTTGTTATTATTATAAACACAGATGAAAAGCAGTCTAACAATGATTTATACTCATTAATAGACGCCACTAAAGCCAATTTTGACAAAGCTTATATCGATTTAATAATCGAATCTATTAGTGACCAGATTGAACTGCTAAAATCTATTACAAGAGAGACAAATGATACCGATATTATAAAACTATCGATTAAATATTTGCCTACACAATACCGCTTTCTAGACGAATCGAGAGCACTGAAAAAAGAATAA
- a CDS encoding toll/interleukin-1 receptor domain-containing protein: protein MARCTAPIHGHRTASGADACPACSSRNYRSSNNSYSYPSYSSPTYSSGGSGGSRSSRTSKPRWSLASSPVFYTAAEVQALTPIRKTVEERAEARPDLRDVFLCHAWDDRQGAAKELHDLLVLNGVSVWFSEKDVSLGVPLMRAIDKGLANSRIGLVLVTPALLSRLPKEGIADKELSALLARDQLIPIVHNTTYEALRDISPLLGSRSGLDTAEEPMKDVAAKLAELVSVEEKYQNN, encoded by the coding sequence ATGGCAAGATGTACAGCACCAATTCATGGGCATAGGACAGCAAGCGGAGCAGATGCCTGCCCAGCATGTAGCAGTCGAAATTATCGTAGTAGTAACAATTCATATTCTTACCCGTCATACTCCTCTCCGACCTACTCATCTGGAGGAAGTGGAGGTAGTAGAAGCAGTAGAACTTCAAAACCACGATGGTCACTAGCAAGTTCGCCTGTTTTTTATACAGCCGCAGAAGTACAGGCGCTAACTCCAATCCGTAAGACAGTTGAAGAGCGTGCAGAAGCAAGGCCTGATCTTCGAGATGTCTTTCTCTGTCATGCTTGGGATGATCGTCAAGGTGCTGCAAAAGAACTTCACGATTTGCTTGTATTAAATGGTGTTTCCGTTTGGTTTAGCGAGAAAGATGTAAGTCTAGGTGTGCCTTTGATGCGAGCAATTGACAAAGGATTGGCAAATTCTCGAATCGGATTGGTACTAGTAACACCTGCATTACTTTCCCGCCTCCCAAAAGAAGGCATTGCAGATAAAGAATTGTCTGCATTGCTCGCACGTGACCAATTAATTCCGATTGTTCATAATACTACTTACGAAGCTCTTCGCGACATCAGTCCTCTGCTCGGCTCACGAAGTGGTCTCGATACTGCGGAAGAACCAATGAAAGATGTTGCTGCTAAGTTAGCTGAATTAGTTTCGGTCGAGGAGAAATACCAAAATAACTAA
- a CDS encoding helix-turn-helix transcriptional regulator gives MPFISKENYFNPDEIHAPVIGIASDFTTHDSGFHEHNKAQLLYAPSGCMTFNTIDNQYILPPTMAAWIPANCSHRVIVRNVAMYRSIYFDISHFPELPNQVAIMNINELFKQLIERISLWDWDISIDSQKNTLALFFEELNGTTKKNLSLILPKTSKLKHHIEDWNLGKAIPPFLKQLASEIGLSEKTITRIFTRETGMSYQEWRQQWRLHKSIELLAEGQNVGETACDLEFSSDSAFIEFFKKYMKETPNKYFK, from the coding sequence ATGCCATTTATATCTAAAGAAAATTATTTTAATCCCGATGAAATACATGCTCCTGTGATTGGTATTGCCTCCGATTTTACAACTCATGATTCTGGATTTCATGAGCACAATAAAGCACAGCTTCTCTACGCTCCTAGCGGATGCATGACATTTAATACTATTGACAATCAATATATTCTCCCACCAACAATGGCCGCATGGATTCCTGCTAATTGCAGTCATAGAGTAATTGTTCGAAATGTAGCCATGTATCGTTCTATATATTTTGATATTAGTCATTTCCCAGAACTGCCAAATCAAGTAGCAATTATGAATATTAATGAACTATTTAAACAATTGATCGAGCGCATTTCGCTATGGGATTGGGATATTTCAATTGATTCACAAAAAAATACTTTAGCACTTTTCTTTGAGGAATTAAACGGGACTACAAAAAAAAATCTATCTTTAATACTACCCAAAACCTCAAAATTAAAACACCATATCGAAGATTGGAATTTAGGGAAGGCAATACCTCCTTTTCTTAAACAATTAGCCTCTGAAATTGGATTAAGCGAAAAAACAATTACCCGTATATTCACTAGAGAAACCGGAATGTCATATCAGGAATGGAGACAGCAATGGCGGCTTCATAAATCGATTGAACTACTTGCTGAAGGACAAAATGTTGGAGAAACAGCCTGCGATTTAGAATTTTCCAGCGACAGTGCTTTTATAGAATTTTTTAAAAAATACATGAAGGAAACTCCCAACAAATATTTTAAATAA
- a CDS encoding ankyrin repeat domain-containing protein has translation MKKLLLLFLLGFSISMYSQESGEKLFKAIFEHNLDVVKTIVEKDKSQANYIRKINESFYIPVLMQAVMNNEYEISKFLIENGADINKTDGFKMTCLMWAAANQNIELTKLLLNKGADKNIKDHNGMTALKAAEETKNNEIIQLLK, from the coding sequence ATGAAGAAATTATTACTTTTATTTTTATTAGGATTTTCAATAAGCATGTATTCTCAGGAATCAGGAGAAAAACTTTTTAAAGCCATTTTTGAGCATAATTTAGATGTTGTAAAAACTATTGTCGAAAAAGACAAATCGCAAGCCAATTATATCCGAAAAATAAACGAATCTTTTTATATCCCTGTATTAATGCAAGCTGTAATGAATAATGAGTATGAAATCTCAAAATTCTTAATAGAAAATGGTGCTGATATTAATAAAACTGATGGTTTTAAAATGACTTGTTTAATGTGGGCAGCAGCAAACCAAAACATAGAGCTAACAAAATTATTATTAAATAAAGGTGCCGATAAAAATATCAAAGATCATAACGGAATGACAGCTTTAAAAGCCGCAGAAGAAACAAAGAATAACGAAATAATTCAACTTCTAAAATAG
- a CDS encoding multidrug effflux MFS transporter has translation MNKKTTLMLLTLLIMFPQFVETIYSPALPQIASGFMVNHQEASRTISLYFMAFAIGVVFWGIASDVIGRRKAMIYGLVIYGLGTILALLCTDFTILLIARSIAAFGAAVGSVVTQTILRDLYDKKELTRVFSIMGIALSVSPVIGLLAGGILVDNYGYAGVFLALLFLAFLLILLALRILPETKKETDIKPNFIGVFKELLCDKSIWLSMFLVGFFNIMFFSYYSLAPFIFEQLGLSSIQFGYSGIVLAFSSLIGALINKKMIYRQVQSYDIILIATFLTGIGAVSLLLFKDSLWFLVGVMFVVIAFGMAIPNILSLALLKYKNVAGTAGSFFGLMYYTLIGIGLAISGWLQDLGLVLCIGALFSILLALAYKRVNK, from the coding sequence ATGAATAAAAAAACAACTTTAATGCTGTTGACATTATTAATAATGTTTCCTCAGTTTGTAGAAACAATATATAGTCCTGCATTACCTCAAATAGCTTCAGGATTTATGGTTAATCATCAAGAAGCTTCTCGTACTATATCGCTTTATTTTATGGCTTTTGCCATTGGTGTTGTCTTTTGGGGGATTGCCTCTGATGTAATTGGTAGGCGTAAAGCGATGATTTATGGATTGGTCATTTATGGATTAGGAACTATTCTTGCTTTGTTGTGTACTGATTTTACTATTTTATTGATTGCAAGATCAATTGCTGCATTTGGAGCAGCTGTTGGGTCTGTGGTAACGCAAACAATACTAAGAGATCTTTATGATAAAAAAGAACTAACAAGAGTTTTTTCTATTATGGGGATTGCACTTTCAGTAAGTCCTGTTATTGGGCTCTTAGCTGGTGGAATTCTTGTAGATAATTATGGATATGCCGGCGTATTTTTGGCGCTGTTGTTTTTAGCTTTTCTGTTAATCCTATTGGCTTTAAGAATTTTGCCAGAGACAAAAAAAGAAACAGACATTAAGCCTAATTTTATAGGTGTTTTTAAGGAGTTACTTTGTGATAAATCAATTTGGTTATCAATGTTCTTGGTTGGTTTTTTTAATATTATGTTTTTTAGCTATTATTCGTTAGCTCCCTTTATTTTTGAGCAATTAGGACTGAGTTCTATTCAATTTGGATACAGCGGAATCGTATTAGCATTTAGTTCACTAATCGGTGCTTTGATTAACAAAAAAATGATTTATCGACAAGTTCAATCGTATGATATTATCTTGATCGCTACTTTTCTTACAGGAATAGGTGCTGTTAGTTTATTGTTGTTTAAAGATAGTTTGTGGTTCTTAGTGGGAGTGATGTTTGTTGTTATAGCTTTTGGGATGGCTATACCTAATATATTAAGTCTGGCATTACTAAAGTATAAAAATGTAGCAGGAACAGCAGGATCATTTTTTGGATTAATGTATTATACTCTGATAGGAATTGGTTTAGCCATTTCTGGATGGCTTCAAGATCTTGGATTAGTATTGTGTATAGGAGCTTTGTTCTCTATTTTACTGGCATTAGCATACAAAAGAGTTAATAAGTAA
- a CDS encoding porin family protein: MKNKAQLLYALTVFIATSFGILNAQSTPVGPEFGIKGGANMSNLYSGDVDDKNAIYGFNAGFYAAFPISDNIFIQPEILYTTKGAELEYNSDFVSGVGRFRLNYIEVPLLVKFKLTQNFNIHVGGYASYLVDGKVTNESSAGGAFDFEENINADDFNRFDAGLSAGVGVDFDPLSIGLRYNYGLTTVGKERSFLGTNYTFPDAKNSNLSLYVSYKLN, encoded by the coding sequence ATGAAAAACAAAGCCCAATTATTATACGCACTTACCGTATTTATCGCTACTTCTTTTGGAATTTTAAATGCTCAAAGCACTCCCGTTGGACCTGAATTCGGGATTAAAGGTGGAGCAAATATGTCTAACCTATATTCTGGTGACGTCGATGACAAGAATGCTATATATGGTTTTAATGCCGGATTTTACGCAGCATTTCCGATCTCAGATAATATATTTATACAACCCGAAATACTATACACAACAAAGGGTGCAGAACTAGAATACAATAGTGACTTCGTAAGCGGAGTAGGTCGTTTTAGACTGAATTACATTGAAGTTCCTTTATTGGTAAAATTCAAGTTAACACAAAACTTCAATATTCATGTAGGTGGTTACGCCTCTTATTTAGTAGATGGCAAAGTTACCAACGAATCTAGTGCTGGTGGAGCATTTGATTTTGAAGAAAACATTAATGCTGATGATTTTAACCGATTCGACGCTGGATTATCTGCAGGTGTCGGAGTCGATTTTGATCCCCTGAGCATAGGATTACGTTACAATTACGGATTAACAACCGTAGGAAAAGAACGCAGTTTCTTAGGAACTAACTATACTTTTCCTGATGCAAAAAATAGTAATTTAAGCTTATACGTTTCCTATAAATTGAATTAA
- a CDS encoding FUSC family protein produces MKPENLTELSDQELLQKIKGMKNNKIIDAAAVGFTIGIVVFSAVKNGFTFFTFFPLLLTFLIIRNSKNNKILEQELQKELVSRNLN; encoded by the coding sequence ATGAAACCTGAAAACTTGACCGAATTAAGTGACCAAGAACTTTTACAGAAAATAAAAGGAATGAAAAACAACAAAATAATTGATGCTGCAGCTGTTGGCTTTACTATTGGAATTGTAGTTTTCAGTGCAGTAAAAAATGGTTTTACTTTTTTTACTTTCTTCCCTTTGCTACTAACCTTTCTGATAATTCGAAATTCAAAAAACAATAAAATCTTAGAGCAAGAACTACAAAAAGAATTGGTTTCTCGAAACTTAAACTAA
- a CDS encoding SIR2 family protein: MNFSKEIEAFITNYVKDLNNNSAAIFAGAGLSVPVGFVNWKELLNDLATELGLDINLEDDLISIAQYHVNENGGNKYGIIRKILEEFTQEVKESENHKIIARLPIGSIWTTNYDKLIEQSLKNEKKNIDVKFKEQQLLYTKPKREVVVYKMHGDVSEPGSTTITKEDYEQYFQTHETFINALRGELITKTFLFIGFSFTDPNLDYILSRLHLRHGNEKRQHYCFIKEHKIGDGQNPDEKTFNYNKIKQALFINDLKRFNIKSLLVKEYDDITEVLKEIEFRYNKQSIFISGSAEVYEPYSQKTALGLIHKLAEILIKNDFRIVNGFGYGVGSSIINGALETIYSNPEKYSETQLTIKPFPQFESGKRKLDDLWHEYRDNMISKCGISIFVFGNKNGNKIADGVIKEFELSLSKGLICLPIASTEYASREIYNTILSNPKAYYKQPEKIMPHLEVLADTDSTIDIKLETFQKLLNYLKQS, encoded by the coding sequence ATGAACTTTTCCAAAGAAATTGAAGCTTTTATAACCAATTATGTTAAAGACTTAAATAATAATAGTGCAGCAATATTTGCTGGCGCTGGTTTATCAGTTCCTGTTGGCTTTGTTAATTGGAAGGAATTATTAAATGATCTAGCTACAGAATTAGGATTAGATATTAATTTAGAAGATGACTTAATATCTATCGCACAGTATCATGTTAATGAAAATGGAGGAAATAAATATGGCATAATTAGAAAAATTCTTGAAGAATTCACACAAGAAGTTAAGGAAAGTGAGAACCATAAGATCATTGCAAGACTTCCTATAGGCTCCATTTGGACAACAAATTATGATAAACTTATAGAGCAATCTTTAAAAAATGAAAAAAAAAATATTGATGTAAAATTTAAAGAACAACAACTTTTATATACTAAACCTAAACGTGAAGTTGTTGTCTACAAAATGCATGGAGATGTTTCTGAACCTGGTTCAACTACAATAACCAAAGAAGATTATGAGCAATACTTTCAAACTCATGAAACTTTTATAAACGCTCTTCGAGGTGAATTAATCACAAAAACCTTTCTTTTTATTGGTTTCAGCTTTACTGATCCAAATTTAGATTATATTTTAAGTCGTTTACATCTTCGTCACGGAAATGAAAAAAGGCAACATTACTGTTTTATAAAAGAGCATAAAATCGGAGATGGACAGAATCCTGACGAAAAAACTTTTAATTATAATAAAATCAAGCAAGCTCTTTTTATAAATGACTTAAAAAGATTTAATATAAAAAGTTTATTAGTTAAAGAGTATGATGATATAACAGAAGTTCTTAAAGAAATTGAATTTCGTTATAATAAACAATCTATTTTCATATCGGGTAGTGCGGAAGTATATGAACCTTACAGTCAAAAAACAGCATTGGGCTTAATTCATAAATTAGCAGAAATTTTGATCAAAAATGATTTTAGAATTGTAAATGGTTTTGGATATGGAGTTGGAAGCTCTATAATAAATGGAGCCCTTGAAACAATTTATTCAAATCCAGAAAAATATTCAGAAACTCAACTCACAATAAAACCTTTCCCACAATTTGAATCTGGTAAAAGAAAACTTGATGATTTGTGGCATGAATATCGAGATAATATGATATCCAAGTGTGGTATATCAATATTTGTCTTTGGAAATAAAAATGGAAATAAAATTGCTGATGGTGTTATAAAAGAGTTTGAGCTTTCTCTATCTAAAGGCTTAATTTGCTTACCAATTGCATCAACAGAATATGCTTCAAGAGAAATTTACAATACAATACTTTCAAATCCAAAAGCATATTATAAACAACCTGAAAAAATAATGCCCCACCTTGAAGTTTTGGCTGATACGGATAGTACTATAGATATAAAATTAGAAACATTCCAAAAATTATTAAATTATTTAAAACAAAGTTAA
- a CDS encoding YtxH domain-containing protein, which translates to MKTSNTILGIIGAAAAGALLGVLFAPDKGSKTRQKIADKSKDYKDEIKGKLENIASTISTNGKDLMNQGKAKYNNAKAEVSDGIEHVTN; encoded by the coding sequence ATGAAAACGAGTAACACCATTTTAGGAATTATTGGAGCAGCAGCAGCTGGAGCATTATTAGGAGTATTGTTTGCACCAGATAAAGGATCAAAAACCAGACAAAAAATAGCTGACAAAAGCAAAGATTATAAAGACGAAATCAAAGGTAAATTAGAAAATATCGCAAGCACTATTTCTACAAATGGTAAAGATCTGATGAATCAGGGAAAAGCCAAATACAATAATGCCAAAGCCGAAGTAAGCGACGGAATTGAACACGTAACTAATTAA
- a CDS encoding lmo0937 family membrane protein — MSNLLYTIAIILVILWALGFFVYSLGSIIHILLIIAVIAVLLRLIKGKEV; from the coding sequence ATGTCAAATTTATTATACACCATTGCCATTATTTTAGTTATTCTGTGGGCCTTAGGTTTCTTTGTTTACAGCCTGGGAAGTATTATCCACATCTTATTGATTATTGCGGTTATCGCAGTGCTTTTAAGACTAATTAAAGGCAAAGAAGTTTAG
- a CDS encoding RidA family protein gives MKYFLLLSFLFIFNKSFAQEAKIKKEKWHWNNETKQDTAIGYAQVLKIGNVLYISGAVTTEITPQGITTVYNDLKASLASYGATFENVVKENLYTTDIEAVKKYNSARKKFYNGDFPAATWVQVQRLYMQSAKLEVELIAHLPK, from the coding sequence ATGAAGTACTTTCTTTTACTTTCTTTTTTATTTATTTTCAATAAAAGTTTCGCACAAGAAGCCAAAATAAAAAAGGAAAAATGGCATTGGAACAATGAAACAAAACAAGACACCGCTATTGGTTATGCTCAAGTTTTAAAAATTGGCAATGTTCTTTACATTTCGGGTGCTGTAACAACCGAAATAACTCCACAAGGAATCACAACTGTTTATAACGATTTAAAGGCTTCACTAGCGAGTTATGGTGCCACATTTGAAAATGTTGTAAAAGAAAATTTATATACAACAGATATTGAGGCAGTGAAAAAATATAATTCTGCTAGAAAAAAATTCTACAATGGTGACTTTCCTGCCGCTACATGGGTACAAGTACAACGATTATACATGCAAAGCGCAAAATTAGAGGTTGAATTGATTGCACATCTACCGAAATAA
- the prfA gene encoding peptide chain release factor 1 has translation MLDRLQIVKQRFDEISDLIIQPDVIADQKRYVQLNQEYKNLKALAEKRDEYVLLLANIDEANEIIADGSDADMVEMAKMQLDEAKQRLPELEEEIKFMLIPKDPEDAKNVMVEIRAGTGGDEASIFAGDLFRMYTKYCENRGWRTSVVDMNEGTSGGFKEVIFEVTGEDVYGTLKFEAGVHRVQRVPQTETQGRVHTSAATVMVLPEAEEFDVQIDMNDVRVDFFCSSGPGGQSVNTTKSAVRLTHIPTGLVAQCQDQKSQHKNKDKALNVLRSRLYEQELAKKEAEDATKRTSQVSSGDRSAKIRTYNYAQGRVTDHRVGLTLYDLGNIMNGDIQKIVDELQLVNNTEKLKEASEVF, from the coding sequence ATGTTAGATAGACTTCAAATAGTAAAACAACGTTTCGACGAGATTTCGGATTTAATCATCCAACCGGATGTTATTGCGGATCAGAAACGTTATGTGCAATTGAATCAAGAGTACAAGAACTTAAAAGCATTGGCAGAAAAGCGTGACGAGTACGTGCTTTTGTTGGCAAATATAGACGAGGCTAATGAGATAATTGCAGATGGTAGCGATGCCGATATGGTCGAAATGGCCAAAATGCAATTAGACGAAGCTAAGCAAAGACTACCAGAACTAGAGGAAGAAATCAAGTTTATGTTGATTCCTAAAGATCCAGAAGACGCCAAAAATGTAATGGTAGAGATTCGTGCAGGTACGGGTGGAGATGAGGCAAGTATATTTGCAGGAGATCTTTTCCGTATGTACACAAAATACTGTGAGAATCGTGGATGGAGAACTTCGGTTGTAGATATGAACGAGGGAACTTCGGGAGGATTTAAAGAGGTAATTTTTGAAGTTACTGGTGAAGATGTTTACGGAACATTGAAGTTTGAAGCAGGAGTACACCGTGTACAACGTGTCCCTCAAACAGAAACACAAGGACGTGTACATACATCAGCAGCTACGGTTATGGTACTTCCAGAAGCTGAAGAGTTTGATGTACAAATCGACATGAACGATGTACGTGTTGATTTTTTCTGTTCGTCAGGACCAGGAGGACAATCGGTAAATACAACTAAATCGGCAGTGCGTTTAACGCATATTCCAACAGGTTTGGTGGCTCAATGTCAGGATCAAAAATCACAACATAAAAATAAAGACAAAGCGTTAAACGTTTTACGTTCTCGTTTATACGAACAAGAATTGGCTAAGAAAGAAGCAGAAGATGCTACTAAGCGTACATCGCAGGTAAGTTCTGGTGACCGTTCTGCTAAGATTCGTACGTATAACTATGCACAAGGACGTGTTACAGATCACCGTGTTGGACTTACTTTATATGATTTGGGTAACATCATGAATGGTGATATTCAGAAGATTGTAGATGAGTTGCAATTGGTTAACAATACTGAGAAATTAAAAGAAGCTAGCGAAGTTTTTTAA
- a CDS encoding TIR domain-containing protein, translating into MARETFIAYKYSEAQDLRDLIIKKLGEDATYYKGETRSSPDLTDTSTKNIKENLKNMIFGTSVTIVIVSPKLKDSKWVDWEIEYSLKEYKREDTTSRTNGIVGVVMKVNGSYDWLITHKTNSDGCSSRYIDNSILYNIIKNNRFNLNTENKFACNTCKTYNYLSGSYIALVEEETFLIDPNTYIENAYNKSKNLQKYKPLSKNR; encoded by the coding sequence ATGGCAAGAGAAACTTTTATAGCATACAAATACAGTGAAGCTCAAGACTTACGTGATCTAATAATTAAAAAATTAGGAGAGGATGCAACATATTATAAAGGAGAAACTAGAAGCTCTCCAGACTTAACCGACACATCTACTAAAAACATTAAAGAAAACCTGAAAAATATGATTTTTGGTACTTCTGTAACTATTGTTATTGTCTCCCCAAAATTAAAAGATAGTAAGTGGGTTGACTGGGAAATAGAATATTCGTTAAAAGAATATAAAAGAGAAGATACAACTTCTCGAACAAATGGAATTGTTGGTGTTGTAATGAAAGTAAACGGAAGTTATGATTGGTTAATTACACATAAAACTAATTCTGATGGATGCTCATCAAGATATATTGATAATAGTATTCTTTATAACATTATAAAAAACAATCGATTTAACCTTAATACTGAAAATAAATTTGCTTGTAATACTTGCAAAACTTATAATTATTTATCAGGTTCTTACATTGCATTGGTTGAAGAAGAAACATTTCTAATTGACCCAAATACATATATTGAGAATGCTTATAATAAATCTAAAAACTTACAAAAGTACAAACCATTATCTAAAAACAGATAA
- the tssD gene encoding type VI secretion system tube protein TssD: MTTAKLFILGEERELLWINTNYLRYTATNGSPTSDVEGGFLTLSFVAQENDDIFWHNMTKDVKRETDRMEKGEVHFYNKGDEDIPIRKYKFNDAYLIEYSEVFNTDETENMHIVLTISPAIQDYGAELVKYWNKSWIPPSEPVYYIPKKEEEDRIVYINGHFYNKDGTFEGKIDEPDFEGSINDVYVCDGKSTQKDKNGNESLTYNNTKLLKENNVNITHERFIIFASTVYGESSFPYLKKNDENLKFEMHSIASVNHNYKETAFGKNSTAAKDFRKKTLEERNSTKMQLAISAVINAFTGGKDYSNGARYWDGKEQALYSEDDDRTRDDDKKYVIHMNTRGWKILDEHYESWKEAIGDSFQAPQMKYSPSGVNKGKITYESTAVWGRTIFWKDVKYVQEIKK; this comes from the coding sequence ATGACCACAGCCAAATTATTTATTTTAGGAGAAGAGCGAGAATTACTATGGATAAACACCAATTATCTCAGGTATACAGCAACAAATGGCTCACCAACTAGTGATGTCGAGGGAGGCTTTCTTACCTTAAGTTTTGTAGCGCAAGAAAACGACGACATATTTTGGCATAATATGACAAAAGATGTAAAGAGAGAAACGGACAGAATGGAAAAAGGAGAAGTACATTTTTATAACAAAGGCGATGAAGATATTCCGATAAGAAAGTATAAGTTTAATGATGCCTATTTGATAGAATATTCAGAAGTATTTAATACCGATGAAACAGAAAATATGCATATTGTTTTAACCATCTCTCCTGCTATTCAGGATTATGGGGCAGAATTGGTTAAATACTGGAATAAATCTTGGATTCCGCCAAGTGAACCTGTTTATTACATTCCAAAAAAGGAAGAAGAAGATCGTATTGTATATATAAATGGACATTTTTATAATAAAGATGGTACTTTTGAAGGTAAGATAGACGAACCTGATTTTGAAGGAAGTATAAACGATGTTTACGTTTGCGATGGAAAATCTACTCAAAAAGATAAAAACGGAAATGAAAGCTTAACCTATAACAATACCAAATTATTGAAAGAGAATAATGTAAATATTACTCATGAAAGGTTTATAATATTTGCATCGACTGTTTATGGAGAAAGTAGTTTTCCTTATCTTAAAAAGAATGATGAAAATTTAAAGTTTGAAATGCATTCCATTGCAAGTGTCAATCATAATTATAAAGAAACTGCATTTGGTAAAAATAGTACTGCAGCAAAAGATTTTAGAAAGAAAACTCTAGAAGAGAGGAATAGTACAAAAATGCAACTTGCAATATCTGCAGTCATTAATGCCTTCACAGGAGGCAAAGATTATAGTAATGGGGCCCGCTATTGGGATGGGAAGGAACAAGCCCTTTATTCAGAAGATGATGATAGAACTCGTGATGATGATAAAAAATATGTCATTCATATGAATACGAGAGGTTGGAAGATATTAGATGAACATTATGAAAGTTGGAAAGAAGCCATCGGGGATTCATTTCAAGCTCCACAAATGAAATATTCGCCATCAGGAGTTAATAAAGGAAAAATAACATATGAATCTACTGCAGTTTGGGGTAGAACTATATTTTGGAAAGATGTTAAGTATGTTCAAGAAATCAAAAAATAA